The proteins below come from a single Balaenoptera ricei isolate mBalRic1 chromosome 17, mBalRic1.hap2, whole genome shotgun sequence genomic window:
- the LOC132352065 gene encoding uncharacterized protein LOC132352065 — SSPPSPPSAPSSPPSPSAPSASPPSPPPPPSLPSQPPAPSPPSPPPPSPSSPPSPPPPSPPPSSPPSPSSSPPPPSGPSSSPPSPPPSPLPPSPSPPSSSPPSPSPSPPPPSASSPSPPSPPSPPSPSPPPPPSSPSSPPSPPSPSPRSSPPSPPPPSASSPSPPSPSSPSSPPSPPSPSPPSPQPSPPPSPSPSPPSPPQPSPPSAPSPSAPSPSPPSSPPSPPSPSPPPPSPPQPSPPSPPPSPSPSPPQPSLSSPPSPPQPSPPSPQPPQPPQPSPPSPPSPPP, encoded by the coding sequence tcatcaccaccatcaccaccatcagcacCATCATCACCGCCATCACCATCAGCACCATcagcatcaccaccatcaccaccaccaccaccatcactaccatcacaaccaccagcaccatcaccaccatcaccaccaccaccatctccatcatcaccaccatcaccaccaccaccatcaccaccaccatcatctccaccatcaccatcatcatcaccaccaccaccatcaggaccatcatcatcaccaccgtcaccaccaccatcaccactaccaccatcaccatcaccaccatcatcatcaccaccatcaccatcaccatcaccaccaccaccatcagcatcatcaccatcaccaccatcaccaccatcaccaccatcgccatcaccaccaccaccaccgtcatcaccatcatcaccaccatcaccaccatcaccatcaccacgatcatcaccaccatcaccaccaccaccatcagcatcatcaccatcaccaccatcaccatcatcaccatcatcaccaccatcaccaccatcaccatcaccaccatcaccacaaccatcaccaccaccatcaccatcaccatcaccaccatcaccaccacaaccgtcaccaccatcagcaccatcaccatcagcaccatcaccatcaccaccatcatcaccaccatcaccaccatcgccatcaccaccaccaccgtcaccaccacaaccatcaccaccatcaccaccaccatcgccatcaccatcaccaccacaaccatcactatcatcaccaccatcaccaccacaaccatcaccaccatcaccacaaccaccacaaccaccacaaccatcaccaccatcaccaccatcaccaccaccatga